The following are encoded together in the Cheilinus undulatus linkage group 3, ASM1832078v1, whole genome shotgun sequence genome:
- the LOC121506968 gene encoding carbohydrate sulfotransferase 11-like, whose amino-acid sequence MRSPTVPRMVFALCLGCFIMVLLYFNSSLKLASEPLGDRSSGQKSRRSPLQTLYDGDQVESAVQAIHQGRREVLEEACRSYTRKRRVLIPEDLKHVIVDDQHGLLYCYVPKVACTNWKRVLMVLTGAAGSHQDPLSIPANEAHVPGNLRTLSEYSTSQINQRLRSYLKFVFVREPFERLVSAYRNKFTRSYNTAFHKRYGTKIVQRHRPNPQAEALERGNDVSFAEFVYYLVDPATQREEPFNEHWERVHSLCHPCLIHYDVVGKYETLEQDSRYVLQLAGVDSKVSFPTSSKSTRTTGDMAAQFFQNISPFYQKKLYNLYRMDFLLFNYSVPAYLNFR is encoded by the exons CCTCAGAGCCTCTCGGTGACAGGAGCAGTGGGCAGAAGTCAAGGAGGAGTCCTCTACAGACGCTTTATGATGGCGACCAG GTGGAGTCCGCAGTGCAGGCGATCCATCAAGGCCGTCGGGAGGTGTTAGAAGAAGCCTGCCGCTCCTACACCCGGAAACGCAGAGTTCTTATCCCAGAGGACCTGAAGCACGTCATCGTGGATGACCAGCATGGCTTGCTGTATTGCTACGTCCCCAAAGTGGCCTGCACCAACTGGAAACGGGTGCTTATGGTTCTGACTGGTGCAGCTGGATCCCACCAAGACCCACTATCAATCCCTGCAAACGAGGCCCATGTTCCAGGAAACCTCCGCACTCTGTCGGAGTACTCCACCTCCCAGATCAACCAGCGCCTGCGCTCCTACCTTAAGTTCGTCTTTGTCCGTGAGCCTTTTGAGCGGCTGGTGTCCGCCTACCGCAACAAATTTACCCGAAGCTACAACACAGCTTTTCATAAACGATATGGCACAAAGATAGTGCAGCGGCACAGACCCAATCCACAGGCTGAGGCTCTGGAGAGAGGGAACGATGTCTCCTTTGCGGAGTTTGTGTATTACCTTGTAGACCCGGCCACCCAGCGAGAAGAGCCCTTCAATGAGCACTGGGAGCGGGTGCATTCGTTGTGCCACCCCTGCCTCATCCACTACGATGTGGTGGGGAAGTACGAGACGCTGGAGCAGGACTCCCGCTATGTGCTTCAGCTGGCTGGGGTGGATAGTAAGGTCAGTTTTCCCACCTCGTCTAAAAGCACAAGGACTACAGGAGACATGGCGGCCCAGTTCTTCCAAAACATCAGCCCCTTCTACCAGAAGAAGCTGTACAACCTGTATCGCATGGACTTCCTGCTCTTTAATTACTCTGTTCCAGCCTACCTCAATTTCAGATGA